The Argentina anserina chromosome 5, drPotAnse1.1, whole genome shotgun sequence genome includes the window GCAGTTGATCATGGCACAATATTTGTCACTTTCATATGCAACCGGGATGCTGTTCCTGGCTTGAAATTGTATCCGCGTCCTATAATGTCTTGGAGTAGCCAATTGTACAGCAGAGTGTTCAAAAGATTTGGAGATTTTTACCTTCTTGAAAATGGTACTTTCTTCTTTTGCATTATTCCTAAAAAGGGGCTTAGTAATGTAGAAATATCGTGTTCAACAgattatttcttttctttgttcatCCATCTTCTATAGATCCTGCTCGTTTTACGTGAGGCTCTTCATGTGATCTTTTCATGTAGCATGAAGTTTAGTTTTATGCTTCGGGATTTTACCTTATATCGACCAGCTTGTTGATATGGCACTCATGCATACTCTTCCTTTACTTGTAAACTTTAGTTGTTCCTGATGAATTGAAGCATGTGCTGATACTTGGTCTTATCTGATTCTAGATTATGTATTCGGTAACCGCAAGTTTGGTGGGAATGCTCAATGCATTACCAAAGACCGGTGGATGCACCACACATCATTTCTATGGGACTATGAGGTCAGAAACATGGCTTACCTGAAGCATCCAAAACGGGTCCCTAAATATCGATTGGTAAGCTATTCACTTGTGTcatcttgtttgtttttagtgctcttatatcgtttttttgttgttgatttcTTTGGTCTTTCGAGTATTAAGGATGAAACTACTTCTATAAAAGTGACGGTTAATCTAAAATATTGAAGTATTGAACACGCATTATTTGTAGGCTTAAGGGTTGCTAGCATACAAGAGTAACTCCTGTTAATGCAAAAACTTGGCAAGAATCAGACTTTgattgaaacaaaaaaaattaggatTCTCTTAATATAAAGTCAAAAGGAGTTAATGTTGCTCTCATTTTCTTCGTAACAGGTATGTCGTTGAtgtaattatttttataatcaCCAATTGGTTAACCTCATGATATGATGATGTTCTGTATTCCTATATCACACTTCGAATGTTTAGTGGGTTCAACCTGTGCTGACAGCTTAGTTAATCTATCAGATGACTAGTGAAAGAATCAAGAATAGTAGTTTGACATCTGTTCCATCATATTCCTTTGCAGGCTAGAGATCATTTGGAATTCATATGCCGCATGAAGGACTACGTGCCAAGATCAGTTTTCATCCAAAAAACTGTCGAGGCAATCAGTGCTGAATTCTCAGTAAATTCTGAACAAACAGACCCATTCGAAGCCGACTCAAAGTTTGTGCCCTCAAGTAGACTATTGACAAGGCAGGAGTTGGAAGAAGCAGTTATAGCGCCTCAACCTCAAGCCCTCAACCTGCGAGCCCGCCCTCTATCTCAGTCCTTGTAATGGAATGTGAATTATGAACAAATTCTAGTTCTAGTCATAACTATTAGGAAAGTTTAGATTGATGCCACACCCTTAATTTACACTTGGTGTAATCCTATTCTTTCTATGCAAACTAATTGTATCCTCTGTATATCAGTAAAATGCAAATTCCATTTCAGCATGAGTTCTTAAATTGTTCAATTCTACAATTACCAACGAGAAAATAAGGCACTGGCTAATATATCGTGGAATCAAATCATATGTGTTGGTAAGATCACAAGTTCGACTCTTTTAATTGGAACAAATATATCTTAAAATCTTATCATGTGTTGATGAAGATCACAATCGAATCACGTGTCAGTAGAGGTCACACGTTCGACTCTTTTAATTGGAAATAATATAACTCAAATATCAGACCATATGTGTCTAGAGGTCACAAGTTCGACTCTTTTAATAGGAGATAATAAAACTTAAATATCGGACCATAGGAGATCAAATCAATTCGACTCTTTTTACCGGAAAATAGAAGAAATACGAAAAAATGCCACTGGACCCGGTAATATAACGGCAAAGAAGGCCAGGTAGGCTTTCTTGGTGGAGAAGCTCTTCAAAATCGTAGCCCAAGATTTTGTCTTCGGTGCATGTTTCCTAACCCTCTGTATGCAGACTCACAAATCACCACCgttcattttctctctctctctccctcactctgtttctctctctctctgcagtAAATTTCTGCTGGTTGGTTTTGCTCATTTTCACGACCGAAATCACAGCTTGACCCGTCGTGCTCAAATTTGTAAGCTCAAAGCTTCCATACCCTATTCTTTGATTCTTTCCCTCCTCCTTGTTTTTCTATTACTCTTTCTgggtttgtttttcttttcaccattttcttcAAGATTCGATCTTTCCTTTGTGGGTGTTTGTAAAGCTTGTTGCTTTTGTGTTTTCCCTATCTGGGTGTTTGTAAAGATTCAACCTTTGCTTTTGAAAAAATCCGTGTTCATATTCTTGTTGTGGATTGTTTTGCCTTTTGGGGTTAGAACAGAAATTTCGAAGAGGATTCATTAATGGTTGTCAAGTGCTGGTGCAATTGGGATGAAAGCTTCATTTGGACAAGTGTGTTGTTGTGACATAGCTAAAGTGAGTTTATATCTGCATTTTCTTGCCATTTAGAGGTTTCAATGTTTGGTGTTTCATAAGGGTTTTTGGTTTATTGAGTTGTAGGATGGGAAGGGTTAAGTTAAAGATAAAGAAATTGGAGAGCAGTGGCAATAGGCAGGTTACTTATTCGAAACGGAGAAATGGCATCTTGAAGAAGGCCAAGGAATTATCAATCTTGTGTGATGTAGACATTACACTTCTCATGTTTTCCCCGACTGGAaggcctacattgttccaagGGGAGCGCAGGTATCAAGTGCTGCCGAGTTTACAATCATTTATACATTGTTCTGGTGATTAATGATGCATTGGTACTAAAGTATTGTTAAAGCAAAATGATGAGGCCATCCATTGTGCTTTTCATCTCTGGTTTCAATGCAAATTCAACTTTACAAAACTAGATTGAGATTTGGTTGGGAgtatgattattattttttcgaTATCATATGCTAATGtagcttctttttctttcgttGG containing:
- the LOC126795010 gene encoding putative lipoate-protein ligase A; this translates as MAIAQTRNVGLPLMNIVRLKGIPILQQLHLEERLLRTSSENWCIINDGTNNPNIVMGISGKPAELLDIDLVLRDQVPVIKRYTGGGTVAVDHGTIFVTFICNRDAVPGLKLYPRPIMSWSSQLYSRVFKRFGDFYLLENDYVFGNRKFGGNAQCITKDRWMHHTSFLWDYEVRNMAYLKHPKRVPKYRLARDHLEFICRMKDYVPRSVFIQKTVEAISAEFSVNSEQTDPFEADSKFVPSSRLLTRQELEEAVIAPQPQALNLRARPLSQSL